The Macadamia integrifolia cultivar HAES 741 unplaced genomic scaffold, SCU_Mint_v3 scaffold3440, whole genome shotgun sequence genomic sequence CAACTGGAAAGCATGAGATGAGTCTTCCTATAGGTCAAATGACTAATAAAAAAGGTCAAAACAAGGTTTCagatggttcaccggtggatgctcaccgaGTGATGGGGACCCACCAGTGAGCTCACCGGTTGATGGATTCGAGAGCTCACAAAAGAACTAAAAAAATCTCTAGGTTTCACTGGTGGATGCTCACTGGGTGATGGTGATCCACAGGTGGGCATCATCTAGTGGAGCTAAATCGGGACTTCTCTACCCAGATTTGCTTCCTGTGTCATGGGGTTCCCCTTTAGTGACTAAGTGCATGGTTGATTCCATAAAGGGGTCTATCCCAACTAAAGTTTCCATTTTCCCCTCTTTTGCATTGCTTAcaactagggtttagggttttagggttagtTTACAAGTAGAGGGCATTCATACACCTCATTTAGTCTAGGGTTAGTACCATTGGTGGTTTAGATGGTATAGAAGTACAATGTTTACTCAATTTCTCATTTTAGAGGTCTAGGTTACCCCACCTTTGGGGATTTCGATTGGGGCACATACAATAGCCCTCAGTTCCTCCTATGATCACTTTAAACCCCTAACATATATGCATAATCCCATTTCCCCAATATAGTGTTAGGTTGGGACGGTTAATTTTAGGAAAATTGGGCAATGGTCACCATTCTAGGGTTTGGGTTGCctaatttggggttttggagATGGAGCTTTTTATAGGGGAGGTCTACACACTCAATGTGAGTAACCAGTATGCTAGGTTAGTTCTCCTACCCCATTTCCCCCATCCATTTTGTAGATTGGGTAGGTGGGTGGGGGGAAATCGGTTAGGGTTTTCCTACTTTAGCTTAGGTCTTAGAATgggtaggagagagagatagatatatagcaagtagagagagagagagaactctccccttttcttcctGCTCCCTTgatctcctccttcctcttctcctttctcccttctcttgctcTTGAGttggtaggaatgaaatgagtgaGCAAGAGGTTCTATTTATAGTAACTTAATTTACAtaagggttgtttggggaaATAATGAGTTTTCACTCATTACTGGGTTAATCCCTAATTTGTCACTAGCGGCCCAACTCGGGGTGTCCCAATGCATTAGTCCATCCCCTGATAGGTTGTACCAATTGTTGGgagtggtttgaggtgcacgTGTGTGAGGGCTTGGGCCCGAGGCCCACGGCCAAATAATCTAATTTTTTCCAGTACCCCATCGGAGGGTGTTCACCGGCTGGTgtccatccaccggtgaccatcagccggtgtgGGCTGCTTTGGTCCACTTTGGGTGGAACAAGACATGTTGGCTGTGTGGAGGGCTCCTTAGGTGTTTGCAAGTGTGTGGGCCCTTTCTTGGTGCATCTCACTATTGGGGTTCGGTAATTCCCTTAAATGGTAGAGGACTTATACTaaattgcttcagttgtttaaagCCCTTCCACTTGTCCCGGCATGAGTAACACTTGCAAGTGGGATTAGTCCTTCCCTCATGGCAGAACACGGATGCTAGTAGTTATTGGTATTGGCACTATCTTGTGATTCACCTGCAGCTAGTCACACAAGGATAGTCAAGGTACGTGTATAACACCTATATAGATAGGTAACTTCTAAGGAAGGGAAAAAGCGTAAAATTAAGTAACTAGGGTGAAAACGTAAGGAAACTAGAAAACCTTGATTTGCGTGACCAAACTTTGCGGGTTCCATTTAGGGCCTAAGTGGATGAATTGGGAGAATCTCTTCGCCGGGCCCAATATTGTTCCAGCCAATTGTTCTAGAACTCGGCTGTTTTTGCCTCTAGAGTGCTGGCTGTCATTTCCGAATTGGGGTTACGGCCCCCGTGATCGTAGCAGAGTCAAAAGTTAGGGTTCCAATAATATTGCTGAAAAAAGCTGAAAATTTAGGAAAATCAGTCAATATCTTCGGCCGAACCGTGTGGTCTTTTGCCGGTCCAAATGCTCTAGGAACTCCTCCGAGTCCTCCTCTACATCATCAAAGCTTGGTGTCCCTTTTCTTGTCCTTGTTAGACCCTCCAAATATGGGGCTGCAGTGGCCCACAGGTTTGGGAGATTTGAGGGTTCAATTGCTGCTCAGAAAACTAGCCTTCAATGGCTGTCGCAGGTCTCGGTAAAAATCTTAGATCTCAACAACAGTAGAGTATGATGTGGGCTTATAGATAACCTTCTAATAGAGCTTAGACAAACCTAATAACACTCAGAAAATATAAGACTAAGAAAGGGTGGAAGGGAAGATCGATGGAAAAAAGGTGGATAGTGGTGGCTCTCTTGactgggtctctcacccacaaCTCTTTCGGTTATTTAAGCCTATCTCAGGACCATACTTGTGCAAGCAAAGCTCAGAATTTCATTGAATTAGGAACCTACTCCCAATTGAACCACCATGTGCCTTGCTGCCTAAGTCTTTGAATAAAGACAAAGTAAGCCTCCAAACTGAAATCGGTAGAGGGAATTTAGTCCCTACAGCTAGCTTCCATTAACTTGGGTTGGCTTGACCAGCTGTGGATCGATTGGGACTGGTTGTGCCTGTCTTAggtttatttttcctgttgtaTTTCAGTCCACTAAATCGATCTACATCATCTCCCCCCTCTTAAAATCATTCATCTTCGACGAATGAAGGAATGGCATGTAAGGCTCGTATAGATCTAGATAGAGACACTTGAAGTTGTCGGCATGGATCCACGTGCAATCCTTGATAGGTTTTCCCTTCCATTTGGCGAGGAAAGAATAGTATCCTTTACCATCTCTCAATGTAATAAAGTTATTGCTGAGCACATCTTTAGTTTCATCATCATTTGGGGTGCAAATTGAGGGAGCCATGGTGTGTGTTCAGTGTCACCCTTGTTCGTATGGTGTCCCACATAAAAAGTAGGTTAATTGCATTGGAATGTTGCTAATCTTCATGTCCATTGGTAACTCCAACATGTAGGGATTAGTACCGATGTGTTTTAGCACTTTGAATGGTCCCATTTTCTGAGGGTGTAGCTTGTGGTTGGTACCTGCAGGAAAACGTTTGGGAGTAATGCAAACCATCACCATGTCACCTGGTTGAAACTCCATGAAACGATGATGCTAGAATGCGGTAGCTTAGTAGCCTTTATTGGTAATGGCACCTCCTTAATATGCCTCAAGAACTCATCCATATCAGTACTAACTTGTGTGTGAGGGGGTAACGATACCAAATCCATGGGTCTTTGAGGTTGAAAACCGAGCACAATCTCAAAAGGTGTATGTCTAATGGTATTGATGACGGAGCTATTGTCCGCAAAATTAGCAATATCAAGTATTGAAAgccatgtcttctcatgatcACAAACAAAACATCGGAGAGTATTATCGAGGCTTCGATTCACCCCTTCTGTTTGACTGTCCGTCCATGGGTGGAATGCCAAAGAGAATTTCAACTTCGTATTCGTCTTCATTCATAGTGTCTTAATACTAACAAACTTCACATCATGATCAAAGACTGGATTCTGGCAATCCCTGGATACATACCACCTCTTTGAAGAAAATATTGGCAATGTGGTTCTCATCAAATGTCTTTTGACCGGGTATAAAGGGAGCCATTTTCGAGATCCTGCCCACCTAAAAAAATATGGAGTCATGCTGCTCACGTGTCGGTGGTAAGATGAGGAAAAAGTCCATGCTAATATGTAGCCAAGGTGCATGTGGTACGTGTAATGGTGTGTAGTCTCGTATTTTGCTTGTCTTCTTTGGCAAGTTGACATGCATGACACCAACGTGCTGAATTTGCTTCTGTAGATGTGGCCAATTGTACAAATCAGCAACTAGAGAATGTGTATTATCCTTGCGAAAGTGTTCCCATTCCCCCTCCATGTAGCTCTCGTACTAAGATGCTGCCTCAAGGATGTTTTAGGAATGCATAGACGCCTTTCTAGGGAAAGATATTTATCATGCAATGAATATTTTACATCACTACCTCCTTGTAAAATTTCAAAGAGTTTAGTTAAATCAGCATCCAGTAAATACTCATCTTTTATGTGTTCAAGACAGGTGTTGTGGCTGTGAAGGTATTTATTAGTAGCACTTTACAACTTGATGCATCGGCCACTTGGTTATCTTTTCCAGCTTTGTACTTCAAGGCAAAAATAAACTCTTGGAGGTAGGCAATCCATTTGACGTGGCGATTACTAATAGACCTCTCAGAGTGTAAGTGCTTGAGGGCTTCATGATCAGAGTAGAGGATAAACTCTTTGCCAAAGATGTAGGGCTTCCAATGCTTCAATATTTATATCACAACATAGAATTCCAAATCATAGGTGGAATACCTTCTCTTTGCATCACTAAGCTTTTCACTATAGAAGTCAGTAGGGTGTCCTGCTTGCATCAACACACTACCAATCCCAAGATGGGATGCATAGTTGTTACGACGTCAAATCGAttcaaggcggtggaggggtggctaatcgatttggcgatgaatcgcctgTTTTggtgttgccatggcggtcaaatcgcccatgtgtcattttttattttttctattttctaaaattattttgtatgctatttttttatttttcctattttttaaagttatttaccatgctacaagcctagaatatatTCCTTATAACATACAAAACcaacattaagtaacatcaaatcatcaaaaaatcaacatagccaaatcgtgtcataaaaaatcaacataaattattgacttatacagttatacatcaagtcatcactcatcaagtcataaaaaatcaacatgtacatcacacaaaactaaaaagtaaaaggctaacatgtgactgaagcttgaaagcaatgattggaagtgagtgagcaacctgaacaaagtaaaaggtatatatgtcaatatatcatatatgaatcagagaaatatatttggaaacctaagaatagatcaaatgataagataagtggctaacctgttaagctattaatgacttactgaagcaatgaagcttgatagcaaatgaactcaacataaaataaaaaaagaaaacataactaatcatccaagttcaaagtttaagtttaagtttaaagtttaaagattaaacaatacataaaatccaaacagtgaaacacaaataacttaatTATCATAATCATCTAAAAAATCAGTAGATGGCAGATTCCCTTGTTGTCCGCTAGAAGCATTTGTattttcaccaaagttatctatgacatccaagtcatcattcacatcatcctcttcttccaaatcttcttccccatctgattTTGATGACTCCCTAACAGCCCTCCCTCTACCATGGTGTGTGTAGCACATATTTCCTCTGgaggttgatgattgagctctCTGTCGATTGGGCCCCTCCAATGTTGCCCCCACTGCTCTACTAGCAACGTCCTATGTGAGATCAGCATTGGGATGGGCTACATCATCCACTTGctcaccaatcatccactcactactccaatctaGTTCGTTaagcacaagtggatcataatttctgttATCGAGATGCCTTTGttgaaacttttctttttggcggcgattgtattgaacatagactagatcattcaaatgttgatgttccagcctattcctcttcttggtatgaatctgaattcataaacaatagagaataacaaacaaagttatttttccaaaaataaaatgtctaaaatatgaaatagatgtaatacccagctccttacaaactcaaatgtgctTCAGTTGCGCCTgcaaccagaagaggagcaacaaagccctagaatacgtcttgcaacctttgaaagctcaaaagcatgacctccaaatgaaccccaccaagtaactataaaaaataaatatatataaaaatagctagattaatatttaatatatcacacaaacaaaacaactaaacaatgtaCTTATTAGGACTCATGGTTGCCCGTGATCTAATCACCATATCCAAGGCAAAACCACCTcgagaatatctatacaaagtggcttgagtatttGTTTTGTCTTGTAAAGCTGGTTTATGTGtcattctttcaatgacttcattaaatgcaagttgtagagaagatataatttggtagccACTATCATCACATTccttataggaaaaaaatttgtcaggattaagaaatagtgctgctccatacaaaggACGCCCCATCTGAATCTCCCAACACCTGTTAACAATATCTAACACTTTCTTGTATTACCTTTCTCTatccccaaaattttcttttattttcttttttgcctcatccatggaaaattgaacctcaggcatagaaggcctctcatcaccatccacaatcctcaagacagtaagaagtggctttgaagctctaagacaattttccacaccattccaaaatgctacaacaaacaccgtctcaaccactttcttcctagcctcggtctttgccaaattagaactagtccattcttcagaaataaacaaatgtcttaagtcatctttatgttttaacaagctttgaagtatcagaaatgcagttgcaaatctagtagctgTAGTCCTCACAAGATCTCTCCTATTTGTTCTAGccctcattgcatcaagaatgcgtgtgtgcctgtagatgaagttggttacttTTATTGCCTTACTTATCACATTCCTACTAAatttcaagaatcctatttcctccaacatcaagtcaatgcaatgcgctgcacaaggagtccaatatagctttgtcctcttctgcatcagcattgtaccggctaatttataagccgatgcattatctgacacaacttgcacaacatagtcctcaccaatttcttgaactttgttgtcaatcaattcaaacaacttctctgcagtgcagtttgagatatactagatgcatcaatagatttcataaaataagtccccttaggacagttaacgaggaaattaattaaatgcctcctcttttatccgtccacccatcagtcattagagtgcacccatattgcttccaatactctttatatttattcttcatctctgcagTTTTATCCTTTACTGCCTTTAACAATGGCACTCTCACTTCATGATAACATGGGGGTTTATATCCTGACCCTTATTGTGCAATAGATTCCACCATCACTTTAAACCTCCTTGACTTGACAACATTGAATGGAATACTACACTGATAAACccagtcaacaatgtgattatcatctctctttttttcttccgctgatctaaaccggttctttatagtagtctgagtactacctttaagatgcctctcagcaaccacttgctcaggagtccatttaacatgagcatccatggggcctcttacttgtggctgaatgactactttctttctcttagcaGCTATCCCAgagctaggaataagtctagaggttgtagaaggagtcctactagattgtctttgaccttcaacttctatatcaacatcCACATCAGCACCAGTACtagcatcaacatcaacatcaacatcatcatcatccaaaatgtcttgcatcattttcttcttattgcgcataagagctgcatttatctctgtagcaatcgctacagttgtcttggtacacttagcaacatctccatatccacccaccaaatgttgttttaaccttttaattccacatttgaggttttttccataaagagtgcatttaacaaggttcttgtccgaaaggtcaggccaatacccatacttccacccagggtcatttgatttggcctttCGGTTGGGTCTTTGGACAGATCATATGCAGCcgtgcttatattatcacccccactactaccaccaacagtaccatccattatgaactcctataGTCCTATTATCCTACGagttacaaaacagagtaacaaagtatgttaagtgttaaccaataacaataacatgataacataaaaaagaaaacaatcaaaacacttacaaatccaacttaatcatttcacttaacacaaccaagaccattgtcaagttcttatatatatatatatatatttttttttccagcaatctAAAATATATCATTTCCCACCTTTAGATCAAGCTCTAGATAGTAGATATACaactaaagaggaaaacatattataaacatCCAAAAGGCTAAAACAACAAAGAACAGAAAATGGACTTGAATCCATCTAAACCCATATGATAATTCCTGCATTTCtttcaacccaccaaaaaacaaataatagaaggtactgaaaatgaaaaaatcaaagagaaactcAATCACCAAGAAAGTATGGCTCTGCTAACGTcgcatcaaaagaaaaagaaaagttaagAGATGGGTTTCATTGATTACTATGTTCTGCAAGCAGAACCATACCTGGACCTTGTCAATCCTCTCATACTCCATTAGAtttctcttctatctctttaGCTCAGTCTGGCTGTGctgttcagagagagagagagagagagagagagagggaggggtaCAGGGAGATCTTACCACTCTGTGTATTTTGTAGCCCACTGGACTGAAGTAAGACAATCGTCAAAGACGAAGCGTCGGCGATATTTTGACTACTCAGCAAAGGAATCCCCGATTTAATTGGTTTTTGGCTTGgcgattttatattttatatttttcaaagtttgaCTAAAAGTTATTTTTGATTAACATTAATTATGAACAGTGACAGCAGTCTATCAACGCACAAGAGAAGAGAGCCAGAGGGCAGAGGTTGCAGAGAATAACCGGAGCAGAGAATAGAAGGAGGAGAGctgcataaaagaaaagaactggAGCAGAGAAAAAGAtcagaaggaggagaaagatcGAAGTTGCAGACTCGCATGTggggcccttacctggttgttgtcgctcttgctgccggagGGTAAGACGTAGCAAGCGGTGGCTGCTGGCTGTTGTCGCTCTTGCTGCAGGAGGAGAAGACGTTGTAGGCTGTGGTTGCTGGCTGTTGTCGCTCTTTCTACCGGAGGAGAAGACGTCGCAGGCGATGGCTTATGGCTGCTAGTTGTTTTCactcttgctgccggagaaggagaagacgtCGTAGGCTGTTGTCGCTCTTGCTGCTGAAGGAGAAGATGTCGCAGGCGATGGCTGCTGGTTGTCGCTCTtgttgccggagaaggagaagaagaagtcgCAGGCGGTGGCTGCTGGCTTCGAGGGTTTTGTTCTCTTTGAGCTCGAGGGTATTGTTCTCTTTGgcggagagaaggagaagaagaagaaaatcgaccgcctagtgaataaAGCGTGGTCTGGCGTCCATGGCAGCATCATGTCGACACCTATCAGCCAATGACGactgccatttgtgagtcacgcaAATAGTAGGACTACCATGACCTCTTTTTTCCGCTGAGACGCCAAATTGCCGCCTAGGCgtcaccatgacaactatgatgggaTGCGTCAGTGGCCACTTCAAGCATGAGATCAAAGTTGGGAGACGAAGTACGGGTGCTTCCATCATTTTGGAGATGAAGTACGATTGCTTCcgtcattttctcatttttatcaAATTAAAAGCTTTAGTGGTAGCCGGTGTCCATTGGAATGTGCTTTTACCTACTTTCATGCACTCAATTATGGGACCCATTATAGCGCTGAAATTCCGAAGGAATAGCTGGTAGAACGTGACTAGGCCGTAGAAACTTCAAACCTTCGTTAAAGTTTGTGGTACTGGCCGATCTACCACACACTGCTTTTCAGGATCGGCTTCAACTCATTGTGATGATACAATAAACCCAAGGAAAACCACTTTAGGTAAcataaaggaacacttcttgaggttgatgTAGATTTTTCATCATGTAGAACTCTCATTACACGTCTTAAATGGTCAAGATGTTCTTCTTTTGCGTGATTGTAGATAAGGATGTCGTCGAAATAGACTACAAGGAACTTACTGATAAATGGTCTGAGCAGTTGAGTCATAACTCTCATTAAGGTGTGCTCGGGTGTTCGTAAGACCGAAAGGTATGATTTTTCACTCGTGcagtgaaggctgtcttctacTCATCAACAGGACAGATGAGAATCTGATAATAGccattcttgagatcaattTTGGAGAAGATAGTGGTTCTGATCAACATATCAAACATGTCATCAAGACGAGAAATtggaaacctatacttgaccATGATTTTATTATAGCTCTGTTGTCAATGCACATCCTGAAACACTGATTGGAAacctatacttttttttttctctccaagaAAAAAACTGATTTCTCTCTATTTGTGGAAGAGTTGAATTGTGTTTTTGACAAGCGTTGCCATCGGTGATTGCTGCGTACCTTGGGGCTATATTGGAGAAAAACTACAATTCCTTAGGGGTGTTGCACTTGTGACACTCAAGGTAGCTATTCTCCCAATCCATATGATGGA encodes the following:
- the LOC122068138 gene encoding putative protein TPRXL; this translates as MTEAIVLHLQNDGSTRTSSPNFDLMLEVATDASHHSCHGGRFSSSSPSLRQREQYPRAQREQNPRSQQPPPATSSSPSPATRATTSSHRLRHLLLQQQERQQPTTSSPSPAARVKTTSSHKPSPATSSPPVERATTASNHSLQRLLLLQQERQQPAATACYVLPSGSKSDNNQLSSFYSLLRLFSATSALWLSSL